A part of Streptomyces sp. DSM 40750 genomic DNA contains:
- a CDS encoding ISAs1 family transposase, producing MPARSSSLIPGPWGQLTGAVPTAPDDLSGLLTCLAQVPDPRRGPGQRPPLAFVLSLTACTVLAGAKSLAAIAEWAADAPPHVLARLGGPCQEPDRGPVAPSPRRPVAPAEATVRRILQRIDGDALDTAVGSWLAGRERAAGQEVNNSDQPLPSLAVDGKTVRGARRTDGTQVHLLAAMTGTGLVTAQREGDGKTNEITVFQPLLAPLDLHGTVVTFDALHSQTAHARFLVEDKHAHYIALIKGNQPTLHRWLKALPWREVPLLDKTRATAHGRDEIRRIKATAVTGIAFPHAVQAVQIVRRRRVVTTGKVTLERVYGVTDLTAEQADATEIARRVRDHWGIENKIHHVRDTTYAEDASRVRTGTAPRAMASLHNLAIGALRLADQTNIAAGLRHHTRDANRPLITLGIM from the coding sequence GTGCCTGCCCGCTCATCCTCGCTCATCCCGGGCCCTTGGGGTCAACTCACCGGCGCCGTACCGACCGCCCCCGATGACCTCTCCGGCCTGCTGACCTGCCTGGCTCAGGTGCCCGATCCCCGGCGGGGCCCGGGCCAACGCCCCCCGCTCGCCTTCGTCCTGTCCCTAACGGCGTGCACGGTCCTGGCCGGAGCGAAGTCCCTGGCCGCGATCGCGGAGTGGGCCGCCGACGCCCCGCCGCACGTCCTGGCCCGGCTCGGTGGCCCGTGCCAGGAGCCGGACCGCGGCCCCGTCGCCCCGTCGCCCCGTCGCCCCGTCGCCCCGGCCGAGGCCACCGTGCGCCGTATCCTCCAGCGCATCGACGGCGACGCGCTGGATACGGCCGTCGGAAGTTGGCTCGCCGGGCGCGAACGCGCCGCCGGCCAGGAGGTAAACAACAGCGACCAGCCTCTACCTTCCCTCGCCGTGGACGGCAAGACCGTGCGCGGTGCCCGCCGCACCGACGGCACCCAGGTCCACCTGCTCGCCGCGATGACGGGGACCGGCCTGGTCACCGCCCAGCGCGAGGGGGACGGCAAGACCAACGAGATCACCGTCTTCCAGCCCCTGCTTGCCCCGCTCGACCTGCACGGCACGGTGGTCACCTTCGACGCCCTCCACTCGCAGACCGCCCACGCGCGCTTCCTCGTCGAGGACAAGCACGCCCACTACATCGCGCTGATCAAGGGCAACCAGCCCACCCTGCACCGGTGGCTGAAGGCCCTGCCATGGCGGGAGGTGCCACTCCTGGACAAGACGCGGGCCACCGCGCACGGCCGCGACGAGATCCGCCGGATCAAAGCCACCGCCGTCACCGGGATCGCGTTCCCCCACGCGGTGCAGGCCGTCCAGATCGTGCGCCGCCGACGGGTCGTCACCACCGGCAAGGTCACCCTGGAACGCGTCTACGGGGTGACCGACCTGACCGCGGAGCAGGCCGACGCAACCGAGATCGCCCGCCGCGTCCGCGACCACTGGGGCATCGAGAACAAGATCCACCACGTCAGGGACACCACGTACGCCGAGGACGCCTCCCGCGTACGCACCGGCACCGCTCCACGTGCCATGGCATCCCTGCACAACCTGGCCATCGGCGCTCTCCGACTCGCCGACCAGACGAACATCGCCGCTGGACTCCGCCACCACACCCGCGACGCCAACCGTCCACTGATCACCCTCGGCATCATGTGA
- a CDS encoding IS630 family transposase: MLFADQVGIRSDQVTGRTWGAKGCTPVVRRTGNRFSVNAMSAISTKGRMHFMVFTETFDADVMCRFLERLAGHFDRKVHLVLDGHSAHRSRKVRAWVADHPDRIELHFLPSYSPELNPDELVNADLKTEPSHAQPGPQPRAASFRRCIRVDGASGAGADRGVVAGADAEAGTTSGDHEVSSP, translated from the coding sequence GTGCTCTTCGCCGACCAGGTCGGCATCCGCTCCGACCAGGTCACCGGCCGCACCTGGGGTGCCAAGGGGTGCACCCCGGTCGTGCGCCGCACAGGCAACCGCTTCTCCGTCAACGCGATGTCCGCGATCAGTACGAAGGGCCGGATGCACTTCATGGTGTTCACCGAGACCTTCGACGCCGACGTCATGTGCCGCTTCCTGGAGCGGCTCGCAGGCCACTTCGACCGCAAGGTCCACCTCGTCCTGGACGGTCACTCCGCGCACCGCTCCCGCAAGGTCCGCGCCTGGGTCGCCGATCACCCCGACCGCATCGAACTGCACTTCCTGCCGTCGTACTCGCCGGAGCTGAACCCCGACGAACTGGTCAACGCCGACCTCAAGACGGAGCCTTCCCATGCACAGCCGGGCCCGCAACCCAGGGCGGCGTCGTTCAGACGGTGTATCCGGGTTGATGGGGCTTCAGGAGCTGGGGCAGACCGCGGGGTGGTCGCCGGGGCTGACGCGGAGGCAGGCACAACTTCCGGTGATCATGAGGTGTCGAGTCCCTGA
- a CDS encoding VOC family protein, giving the protein MTMRLGSLNEFCWMDLKTRDLAGTATFFSKTLGWRFAVDEKDWRKATKIAIDGHLIGSVSDLANPVYPPGIPAHIAYYLAVDNVDRRAEAATVNGARLVVPPFDAGDQGRMATLIDPVGAAFSLWQPRNFTGWKFPSHLAGAPHRMVLTCDQPEKARHFYDKTTGTPLNCADFIATRGPSASAPQWELAVDVEDPDSVVARAHDHGQDPATWSEETGRRVVRLSSPEGLTFLVRCLEQ; this is encoded by the coding sequence ATGACGATGCGTCTGGGTTCATTGAACGAGTTCTGCTGGATGGACCTCAAAACCCGTGACTTAGCCGGCACCGCCACCTTCTTCTCGAAGACGCTGGGCTGGCGCTTCGCGGTGGACGAGAAGGACTGGCGAAAGGCCACCAAGATAGCCATCGACGGTCACCTGATCGGCAGCGTGAGCGACCTGGCGAACCCGGTCTACCCACCGGGAATACCCGCCCATATCGCCTATTATCTGGCAGTCGACAACGTCGATCGCCGTGCCGAAGCGGCGACGGTGAACGGCGCTCGTCTTGTCGTGCCTCCCTTCGACGCGGGCGATCAGGGGCGAATGGCGACATTGATCGATCCAGTAGGTGCCGCCTTCTCCCTCTGGCAGCCACGCAACTTCACCGGATGGAAGTTCCCGTCCCACTTGGCAGGTGCCCCGCACCGCATGGTCCTGACGTGCGACCAGCCTGAGAAAGCCCGGCACTTTTACGACAAGACGACGGGGACCCCTCTGAACTGCGCCGATTTCATCGCCACACGTGGACCCAGTGCATCCGCCCCGCAGTGGGAACTTGCGGTCGACGTCGAGGATCCGGACAGCGTCGTCGCCCGCGCACACGATCACGGCCAAGACCCGGCCACCTGGTCCGAGGAAACCGGTCGTCGTGTTGTGCGGTTGAGCAGCCCAGAGGGACTGACATTCCTGGTCCGCTGCCTTGAGCAGTGA
- a CDS encoding IS630 family transposase yields MAELVRVRRLTDQEGQKLQQIVRRGSTSSVRYRRAMMLLASAGGNRVPVIAQLVQADEDTVRDVIHRFNEIGLACLDPRWAGGRPRQLSPDDEDFVVQTATTRPTKLGQPFTRWSVRKLAAYLRRVHGRVIRIGREALRCLLLRRGITFQRTKTWKESPDPDRDAKLDRIEEVLERFPDRVFAFDEFGPLGIRPTAGSCWAKQGRPDRLPATYRRTHGVTYFHGCYSVGDDRLWGVNRRRKGTANSLAALKSIRAARPDGAPIYIILDNLSAHTGADIRRWAKKNKVELCFTPTYASWANPIEAHFGPLRQFTLANSHHRSHPAQTRALHAYLRWRNANARHPDVLAAQRKERARIRSEKGIRWGGRPLTAAA; encoded by the coding sequence GTGGCCGAGCTTGTGCGGGTGCGCCGATTGACCGATCAGGAAGGGCAGAAGCTGCAGCAGATCGTCCGCCGGGGCAGTACCAGCTCGGTGCGCTACCGGCGGGCGATGATGCTGCTGGCGTCCGCCGGCGGGAACCGGGTCCCGGTGATCGCGCAGCTGGTCCAGGCCGACGAGGACACCGTCCGGGATGTGATCCACCGCTTCAACGAGATCGGCCTGGCCTGTCTGGACCCTCGGTGGGCGGGAGGCCGTCCCCGCCAACTCAGCCCTGACGACGAGGACTTTGTCGTCCAGACGGCCACCACCCGCCCGACCAAGCTCGGCCAGCCCTTCACCCGCTGGTCGGTCCGCAAACTCGCCGCCTACCTGCGCCGCGTACACGGACGCGTCATCCGCATCGGCCGTGAAGCCTTACGATGCCTGCTCCTGCGCCGCGGCATCACCTTCCAGCGCACCAAGACCTGGAAGGAGTCGCCCGACCCCGACCGTGACGCCAAGCTCGACCGCATCGAAGAGGTGCTGGAACGCTTCCCGGACCGGGTCTTCGCCTTCGACGAGTTCGGCCCCCTCGGGATCCGGCCCACCGCAGGCTCCTGCTGGGCGAAGCAGGGCAGGCCCGACCGCCTGCCGGCGACCTACCGCCGCACCCACGGCGTCACCTACTTCCACGGCTGCTACTCCGTCGGCGACGACCGTCTGTGGGGAGTGAACCGCCGACGCAAGGGCACCGCCAACAGCCTGGCCGCGCTGAAGTCGATCCGCGCCGCCCGCCCCGACGGCGCCCCGATCTACATCATTCTGGACAACCTCTCCGCCCATACCGGAGCGGACATCCGCCGCTGGGCGAAGAAGAACAAGGTCGAGCTGTGCTTCACCCCGACCTACGCCTCCTGGGCCAACCCGATCGAGGCGCACTTCGGCCCGCTGCGGCAGTTCACCCTGGCCAACTCCCACCACCGCAGCCACCCCGCACAGACCCGCGCCCTGCACGCCTACCTGCGCTGGCGCAACGCCAACGCCCGCCATCCCGACGTCCTGGCCGCCCAGCGCAAGGAACGCGCCCGCATCCGCAGCGAGAAGGGCATTCGCTGGGGCGGACGCCCCCTGACGGCCGCAGCCTGA
- a CDS encoding winged helix-turn-helix domain-containing protein, which translates to MSELVGDARQLSPSAQEALRLRAVAALVAGRTREDVAAVLQVSLKAVDNWWAKWLAGGREALVARPRGRRVGEHQVLDAIEQQAIRQAVLDHRPCDLGLAGQLWTRAGVGDLIAKLYRVRLTEQGVGKYLRRWGLSFQRPDKRAVEQDAEAVRV; encoded by the coding sequence GTGAGTGAACTGGTGGGGGACGCACGGCAGTTGTCGCCGTCGGCGCAGGAGGCGCTTCGACTTCGGGCGGTGGCCGCGTTGGTGGCGGGCCGGACTCGCGAGGATGTCGCGGCGGTGCTCCAGGTCTCGCTCAAGGCGGTGGACAATTGGTGGGCGAAGTGGCTGGCAGGCGGCCGCGAGGCACTGGTGGCCCGGCCGCGCGGGCGGCGGGTCGGCGAACATCAGGTTCTCGATGCGATCGAGCAGCAGGCGATCCGGCAGGCCGTACTGGACCACCGTCCCTGTGACCTGGGGCTGGCTGGGCAGCTGTGGACCCGCGCCGGGGTAGGGGATCTGATCGCGAAGCTGTACCGGGTGCGGCTGACCGAGCAGGGCGTGGGCAAGTACCTGCGCCGCTGGGGCCTGTCCTTCCAGCGCCCGGACAAGCGGGCCGTGGAGCAGGACGCGGAAGCGGTCCGCGTCTAG